Proteins from one Hyperolius riggenbachi isolate aHypRig1 chromosome 2, aHypRig1.pri, whole genome shotgun sequence genomic window:
- the LOC137544558 gene encoding aggrecan core protein-like has translation MDNPEESQSEISVPDLMDNLEDSKSEISEPDLMDNPEESQSEISVPDLMDNPEGSQSEISVPDLMDNPGGSQSEISVPDPKDNPGGSQSDVSVPDLMDNPGESQSEISVPELMDNPEGSQSETSVPDLMDNPGESQSEISVPDLMDNLGGSQSDISVPDLMDNPGESESEISVPELMDNPEGSQSEISVPDLMDNPGESQSEISVPELMDNPESSQSETSVPHLMDNPGESQSEISVPDLMDNLGGSQSDISVPDLMDNPVESESEISVPDLMDNPEGSQSDISVPDLMDNPGESQSEISVPELMDNPEGSHSEISVPDLMYNPEGSQSEISVPDLMANPEGSQSEISVSDLMDNPGGSQSEISVPDLMGNPGGSQSEVSVPDLMDNPECSQSEISVPDLMDNPESSQSEISVPDLMGNPEGSQSEISVPDLMDNPESSQSEISVPDLMGNPGGSQSEISVPDLMGNPGESQSEISVPDLMANPGGSQSEMSVPDLMDNPGESQSEISVPDLMDNPGGSQSDISVPDLMDNPGGSQSDISVPDPMDNPGGSQSDVSVPDLMDNPGESQSEISVPELMDNPEGSQSETSVPDLMDNPGESQSEISVPDLMDNLGGSQSDISVPDLMDNPGESESEISVPELMDNPEGSQSEISVPDLMDNPGESQSEISVPELMDNPEGSQS, from the coding sequence ATGGACAACCCAGAAGAGTCTCAGTCTGAGATATCAGTGCCAGATTTAATGGACAACCTAGAAGATTCTAAGTCTGAGATATCAGAACCAGATCTAATGGACAACCCAGAAGAGTCTCAGTCTGAGATATCAGTGCCAGATCTAATGGACAACCCAGAAGGTTCTCAATCTGAAATATCAGTGCCAGATCTAATGGACAACCCAGGAGGTTCTCAATCTGAGATATCAGTGCCAGATCCAAAGGACAACCCAGGAGGTTCTCAATCTGATGTATCAGTGCCAGATTTAATGGACAACCCAGGAGAGTCTCAATCTGAGATATCAGTGCCAGAACTAATGGACAACCCAGAAGGTTCTCAGTCTGAGACATCAGTGCCAGATCTAATGGACAACCCAGGTGAGTCTCAATCTGAGATATCAGTGCCAGATCTAATGGACAACCTAGGGGGTTCTCAATCTGATATATCAGTGCCAGATTTAATGGACAACCCAGGAGAGTCTGAATCTGAGATATCAGTGCCAGAACTAATGGACAACCCAGAAGGTTCTCAGTCTGAGATATCAGTGCCAGATTTAATGGACAACCCAGGAGAGTCTCAATCTGAGATATCAGTGCCAGAACTAATGGACAACCCAGAAAGTTCTCAGTCTGAGACATCAGTGCCACATCTAATGGACAACCCAGGTGAGTCTCAATCTGAGATATCAGTGCCAGATCTAATGGACAACCTAGGAGGTTCTCAATCTGATATATCAGTGCCAGATTTAATGGACAacccagtagagtctgaatctgaGATATCAGTGCCAGATCTAATGGACAACCCAGAAGGTTCTCAATCTGATATATCAGTGCCAGATTTAATGGACAACCCAGGAGAGTCTCAATCTGAGATATCAGTGCCAGAACTAATGGACAACCCAGAAGGTTCTCATTCTGAGATATCAGTGCCAGATCTAATGTACAACCCAGAAGGTTCCCAGTCTGAGATATCAGTGCCAGATCTAATGGCCAACCCAGAAGGTTCTCAATCTGAGATATCAGTGTCAGATCTAATGGACAACCCAGGAGGTTCTCAGTCTGAGATTTCAGTGCCAGATTTAATGGGCAACCCAGGAGGTTCCCAGTCTGAGGTATCAGTGCCAGATCTAATGGACAACCCAGAATGTTCTCAGTCTGAGATATCAGTGCCAGATCTAATGGACAACCCAGAAAGTTCTCAATCTGAGATATCAGTGCCAGATCTAATGGGCAACCCAGAAGGTTCTCAGTCTGAGATATCAGTGCCAGATCTAATGGACAACCCAGAAAGTTCTCAGTCTGAGATATCAGTGCCAGATCTAATGGGCAACCCAGGAGGTTCCCAGTCTGAGATATCAGTGCCAGATCTAATGGGCAACCCAGGAGAGTCTCAGTCTGAGATATCAGTGCCAGATCTAATGGCCAACCCAGGAGGTTCTCAATCTGAGATGTCAGTGCCAGATCTAATGGACAACCCAGGAGAGTCTCAATCTGAGATATCAGTGCCAGATCTAATGGACAACCCAGGAGGTTCTCAATCTGATATATCAGTGCCAGATCTAATGGACAACCCAGGAGGTTCTCAATCTGATATATCAGTGCCAGATCCAATGGACAACCCAGGAGGTTCTCAATCTGATGTATCAGTGCCAGATTTAATGGACAACCCAGGAGAGTCTCAATCTGAGATATCAGTGCCAGAACTAATGGACAACCCAGAAGGTTCTCAGTCTGAGACATCAGTGCCAGATCTAATGGACAACCCAGGTGAGTCTCAATCTGAGATATCAGTGCCAGATCTAATGGACAACCTAGGAGGTTCTCAATCTGATATATCAGTGCCAGATTTAATGGACAACCCAGGAGAGTCTGAATCTGAGATATCAGTGCCAGAACTAATGGACAACCCAGAAGGTTCTCAGTCTGAGATATCAGTGCCAGATTTAATGGACAACCCAGGAGAGTCTCAATCTGAGATATCAGTGCCAGAACTAATGGACAACCCAGAAGGTTCTCAGTCTTAG